The genomic region GGGCGAGGTGGCGGAGTTCGACCCCTCCGAACCGCACTGGTTCGGTCCGGCCGACGACACCGGGGTGGAGATCCTGCACCTCTTCGGTCCGCGCGGCGACCGGGCGGTGGTGCGCGTCGGCGGACCGGACGACTGACGTCCGGTCCGGCCGTGGAACCCCGAACGGCGGAACCCCGAACGGCTCAGCCGAGGGACCGCAGCTGGTCCTGGAACCACTTGCGCGGCGGCAGGGCCACCGCCGCCTCCCGCAGGCCCTCGCGGCGCGCGCGGCGCTCGACCGGGTCCATCGACAGGGCCCGGTGCAGGGCCTCCGCCGTCTCCACGGTGTCGTAGGGGTTGACCAGCAGCGCGTGCTCGCCCAGCTCGTCGGCCGCGCCGGCCTCCCGCGAGAGCACCAGCACCGAGTCCCGCTTGGAGAGCACCGGTCCCTCCTTGGCCACCAGGTTCATCCCGTCCCGGACGGGGTTGACCAACAGCACGTCGGCCAGCTGGAACGAGGCGAGCGAACGCGGGTAGTCGTCGTTGACCTCCAGCACCAGCGGGGTCCACTCGGCGGTCGCGAACTCCTCGTTGATCTCCTTGGCCACGCGCAGGACCGCGTCGGTGTACTCGCGGTACTCGGGCACGTCGCCCCGGCTCGGGTAGGCGAACGCCAGGTGCGTCACGCGGCCCCGCCACTCCGGGTGCGCCGTGAGCAGTTCCCGGTAGGCCTCCAGGCCGCGCACGATGTTCTTGGACAGCTCCGTGCGGTCGACCCGCACGATCAGCCGCGTGTCCCCGACGACCTCCTCCAGGGTCTCGCGGCGGGCGGCCACCGCGGGCTCGGCGGCGCTCTCGTTCAGCCCCGCCTCGTCCGCCCCCAGGGCGTGCACGCCCACGCTGATCACCCGGCCGCCGTACTCGACCGTCCGCCGGACGAGGTCCACCTCGGCGCGCAGGATCTCGGCGCAGCAGCGCAGGAACGCGTCGGCCCAGCGCGGGCTGAGGAAGCCGAGCCGGTCCGCGCCGAGCATGCCCTCCAGCAGTTCGCGCGCGACGTGGCCCGGCAGCATCCGGAAGTACTCCGGGGGCGCCCACGGCGTGTGCGAGAAGTGCGCGATGCGCAGGTCGGGGCGGCGCGCCCGCAGGATCCGCGGCACCAGCGCCAGGTGGTAGTCCTGCACCGCCACCCGTGCGCCGTCGGCGGCCCCGCTCACCAGGGCCTCGGCGAACGCGTTGTTGTAGGCGGTGTAGTCCTCCCACAGGCGCCGGAAGTGCGAGCCGAACACGGGCTTGTTCGGGATGTCGTACAGCATGTGCTGCACGAACCACAGCGTGGAGTTGGCGAC from Nocardiopsis aegyptia harbors:
- a CDS encoding alpha,alpha-trehalose-phosphate synthase (UDP-forming) produces the protein MDKAQILIASNRGPVSFSVSDDGALESRRGGGGLVSGMISVATEIDGLWVCAALSDADRRAAEEAPEARLDRVHDLDGMRVHMLDIPRRTFDGAYTGVANSTLWFVQHMLYDIPNKPVFGSHFRRLWEDYTAYNNAFAEALVSGAADGARVAVQDYHLALVPRILRARRPDLRIAHFSHTPWAPPEYFRMLPGHVARELLEGMLGADRLGFLSPRWADAFLRCCAEILRAEVDLVRRTVEYGGRVISVGVHALGADEAGLNESAAEPAVAARRETLEEVVGDTRLIVRVDRTELSKNIVRGLEAYRELLTAHPEWRGRVTHLAFAYPSRGDVPEYREYTDAVLRVAKEINEEFATAEWTPLVLEVNDDYPRSLASFQLADVLLVNPVRDGMNLVAKEGPVLSKRDSVLVLSREAGAADELGEHALLVNPYDTVETAEALHRALSMDPVERRARREGLREAAVALPPRKWFQDQLRSLG